The following are encoded together in the Vigna unguiculata cultivar IT97K-499-35 chromosome 2, ASM411807v1, whole genome shotgun sequence genome:
- the LOC114173651 gene encoding tobamovirus multiplication protein 2A-like: protein MACRGCWECLLKLLNFILSLTGLAIVGYGIYLFVEFSKASDGDTLTTSPVSDDSALIQLGRPVLMTVSLSDDFFDNLPSAWFILLFIGTGVVLFLISCFGCIGAATRNGCCLSCYSILVVLLILVELGCAAFIFFDKNWKEEIPTDKTGDFDAIYEFLSENWNIVRWVALGIVIFEALLFLLALIVRAVNKPASYDSDEEFINPRQPLLNRPAPAPVTGLPVAGTIDQRPSRNDAWSTRMREKYGLDTSEFTYNPSESSRFQQVNSQPTEEKSRCTIM, encoded by the exons ATGGCATGTAGGGGATGCTGGGAGTGCCTTTTGAAGCTTTTGAACTTCATATTGAGCCTCACTGGTCTTGCCATAGTGGGCTATGGAATCTATCTTTTTGTTGAATTCTCTAAAGCTTCAGATGGCGACACTCTGACGACTTCTCCTGTCAGTGATGATTCTGCCCTGATTCAACTTGGTCGGCCCGTGCTTATGACTGTCTCTCTATCCGACGATTTTTTTGATAACCTGCCCAGTGCTTG gtttattcttttatttattggtACTGGAGTAGTTCTCTTTCTCATTTCTTGTTTTGGTTGTATTGGAGCTGCAACACGGAATGGATGCTGCCTGAGCTGT TATTCAATTCTGGTGGTATTATTGATCTTGGTAGAGCTGGGATGTGCAGCCTTTATATTCTTCGACAAAAACTGGAAAGAA GAAATCCCAACAGACAAAACTGGAGATTTTGATGCGATATATGAATTTCTGAGTGAGAATTGGAATATTGTGAGATGGGTTGCTCTTGGAATTGTTATCTTTGAG GCCCTACTTTTCTTGTTAGCCCTTATTGTTAGGGCTGTAAATAAGCCTGCAAGTTATGATAGTGATGAGGAGTTCATTAATCCAAGGCAGCCATTACTCAACAGACCAGCACCAGCCCCAGTAACAGGGTTACCAGTTGCTGGGACTATTGACCAACGTCCAAGCAGAAATGATGCATGGAGTACACGGATGCGGGAGAAG TATGGACTTGATACTTCGGAATTCACATACAACCCATCTGAGTCCAGCAGGTTCCAGCAAGTGAACTCACAGCCAACTGAAGAAAAGAGCCGTTGCACCATAATGTGA